A region from the Natronocella acetinitrilica genome encodes:
- a CDS encoding PQQ-dependent sugar dehydrogenase, with amino-acid sequence MIRRMTQLSLCALLASGMVHGVTHAASSGNDVPRLTHTSVLSGLDNPWDMAFLPDGTMFFTEKCQGLSVRLPSGDVNGLLGMDGTEDFAETADDLFCHGQAGMNGVALDPEFDENRFVYVYSASKLTTPHNNRVIRLVVNDDLTGVSDRTDIVEDIAYKQEASDHPFGDAGAHNGGRIRFNPGDGYLYVTTGDTHNGEVPQHPTRLGGKVLRIDRDGNAAEGNNPPEGFDPRIFTYGHRNVQGIAFRPDSDEPFAAEHGPWHSDEVKKLEAGGNAGWDPRPNVGGRGDCPDDYCGYMPSQMEAMDPEERMAFMPMTDTERFPDAIRPAWTNNGLSQGMSSAAFLTGSQWKDWEGRMVVGFLGIGIHGTPIGHRLDVLDIAEDGLSVEVSTISLPMPAGRFRSVVQGPDGDLYVALDEGEIYRLSPN; translated from the coding sequence ATGATTAGGCGCATGACCCAGTTGTCGCTCTGCGCGTTGCTGGCCTCTGGCATGGTCCATGGTGTGACGCATGCCGCAAGCTCAGGCAACGACGTTCCCAGGCTCACGCATACCAGTGTGCTGTCAGGCTTGGATAACCCCTGGGATATGGCGTTTCTGCCTGATGGAACCATGTTCTTCACCGAGAAGTGCCAAGGCTTGTCGGTGCGACTTCCCTCTGGTGATGTGAACGGCTTGCTGGGGATGGACGGTACGGAAGATTTTGCCGAAACCGCTGACGACCTGTTCTGTCATGGTCAGGCCGGCATGAACGGAGTCGCTCTCGATCCCGAGTTCGACGAGAATCGATTTGTCTACGTCTACTCGGCATCAAAGCTCACCACGCCCCACAACAATCGCGTGATCCGGTTGGTGGTCAATGACGATCTCACCGGTGTTTCGGATCGCACCGATATCGTCGAGGACATCGCCTACAAGCAGGAGGCCAGTGATCACCCGTTTGGCGATGCCGGTGCGCACAATGGCGGGCGCATCCGCTTCAATCCGGGCGACGGCTATCTGTACGTGACCACCGGCGATACCCACAACGGCGAGGTGCCGCAACACCCGACGCGGCTGGGCGGAAAAGTGCTTCGTATCGATCGGGACGGCAATGCGGCGGAAGGCAACAACCCGCCGGAGGGTTTCGACCCGCGGATCTTTACCTACGGTCATCGCAACGTGCAGGGCATCGCCTTCCGTCCTGATTCCGACGAGCCGTTCGCGGCGGAACATGGGCCCTGGCACTCCGATGAGGTGAAGAAGCTGGAAGCCGGCGGCAACGCCGGGTGGGATCCCCGCCCCAACGTCGGCGGCCGTGGCGACTGCCCCGACGACTACTGTGGCTATATGCCGAGCCAGATGGAGGCCATGGACCCGGAAGAGCGGATGGCTTTCATGCCGATGACGGATACCGAACGTTTCCCCGACGCAATACGGCCTGCCTGGACCAACAATGGCCTGTCCCAGGGCATGTCTTCCGCGGCGTTCCTGACCGGCTCGCAGTGGAAGGACTGGGAAGGCCGGATGGTTGTCGGCTTCCTGGGCATCGGAATCCATGGAACGCCGATCGGTCACCGACTCGACGTGCTGGATATTGCTGAAGACGGCTTGTCCGTCGAGGTCAGCACCATTTCCCTGCCCATGCCTGCCGGTCGGTTCCGGTCAGTAGTGCAGGGGCCGGACGGCGATCTTTACGTTGCCCTTGATGAAGGTGAGATCTACAGGCTTAGTCCCAACTAG
- a CDS encoding c-type cytochrome: MKRPVLFLIGAAAALAMAQAQADDIMAGEALYAESCVSCHGGSGRGMASFPSLTGRDADYISKRLMQYRAGERVGPNSALMAPAAAELSDDDIANLAAYISTTFE, from the coding sequence ATGAAAAGACCAGTACTTTTCCTTATTGGCGCTGCCGCTGCCCTGGCTATGGCACAGGCCCAGGCTGACGACATCATGGCTGGAGAAGCGCTTTACGCGGAGTCGTGTGTCAGCTGCCACGGTGGATCGGGGCGGGGCATGGCGAGTTTCCCGTCACTTACCGGACGGGATGCAGACTATATCTCCAAGCGGCTCATGCAGTATCGCGCCGGGGAACGAGTGGGGCCGAACAGCGCGTTGATGGCGCCGGCAGCCGCCGAATTGTCCGATGATGACATCGCCAACCTCGCTGCCTATATCTCGACGACTTTCGAGTGA
- the corA gene encoding magnesium/cobalt transporter CorA produces MALIFDKSYPPPGTAPGTLSTDDKANGGVQRIQVSPCIRGHWSATSTVTIEDVPPTAAADDFHWIDVQGTPSVAQLHRLGERLGLHPLAMEDVLNTGQRPKADDYDTTLTMILGLPLKDDDGALHIHQISLFLGKGFVLSITSNGHDPFPEVRRRLQGRHGRHITEPDDLLYALIDAAVDHAYPVLDAIGERVDALEEAILDNPGMETLHALHGLKRELIVLRRHLWPTREVINQLLRDHADVFTSDTLLWMRDVYDHTVQVMDLVESYRDMIASLLDVYLSSMSNRLNESIRRLTVIATIFMPLTFIVGVYGMNFEHPNSPFAMPELGWYWGYPMVWLVIIGIAGFMIWRFKRMRWF; encoded by the coding sequence ATGGCCCTGATCTTCGACAAGAGTTATCCACCACCTGGAACGGCACCAGGAACACTGAGCACAGATGACAAGGCCAATGGTGGCGTCCAACGCATCCAGGTCAGTCCCTGTATCCGGGGGCACTGGAGCGCAACCAGCACCGTCACCATTGAGGATGTACCTCCGACCGCGGCGGCGGACGACTTTCATTGGATCGACGTGCAAGGAACACCATCGGTCGCGCAATTGCACCGCCTGGGCGAACGGCTCGGCCTGCACCCGCTTGCCATGGAAGACGTCCTCAACACGGGGCAGCGCCCCAAGGCCGACGACTACGACACCACGCTCACCATGATCCTTGGTCTGCCACTGAAGGACGACGATGGAGCCCTGCACATCCACCAGATATCCCTGTTTCTGGGCAAGGGCTTTGTACTCAGTATTACCTCGAACGGGCATGATCCGTTTCCAGAGGTCCGCCGTCGTCTGCAGGGGCGACATGGCCGACATATCACCGAGCCCGACGATTTGCTTTACGCCCTGATCGACGCCGCCGTCGACCATGCCTACCCGGTGCTGGATGCCATCGGCGAGCGGGTGGATGCGCTGGAGGAGGCCATTCTGGACAACCCGGGTATGGAGACCCTGCACGCACTGCACGGCCTGAAGCGGGAGCTGATCGTTTTACGACGCCATCTTTGGCCGACGCGGGAGGTGATCAATCAGCTGCTGCGGGATCATGCCGATGTCTTTACCTCCGACACATTGCTGTGGATGCGCGATGTCTACGACCATACCGTGCAAGTGATGGACCTGGTGGAGAGTTACCGGGACATGATCGCAAGCCTGCTCGACGTCTATCTTTCCAGCATGAGCAACCGACTCAACGAGAGCATCCGCCGACTCACGGTGATCGCCACCATCTTCATGCCATTGACGTTCATTGTTGGCGTCTATGGCATGAATTTCGAGCATCCGAATAGTCCCTTTGCCATGCCGGAGCTTGGCTGGTACTGGGGCTATCCCATGGTCTGGCTGGTGATCATCGGCATCGCCGGATTCATGATCTGGCGCTTCAAGCGCATGCGCTGGTTCTAG
- a CDS encoding class I SAM-dependent methyltransferase, which yields MDAFERRLVQALNEAGMLLMVSLGHRSGLLASMANGAPVDSESLAERTSLNERYVREWLGAMTAAGVVIMDPQRATYRLPPAHAALITDSGGTNLGVYAQFLPMLGQVEDDILHCFRHGGGVPYERYPRFQAIMAEDSGQTVLAALFEHILPLVPGLPTRLETGIRVLDVGCGRGKALIMMAERYPRSRFTGYDLSEEAISWARTQAQQKGLKNIEFEMRDASNFDETAIPRCFELITTFDAIHDQAHPLAVLRGIRHSLTDDGVYLAQDIRAHSHHHENINHPLGAFLYAMSIMHCMTVSLAQGGEGLGTMWGREKAFEYFRKAGFSDIQVHELAHDIQNDYFVCRVMEMPS from the coding sequence ATGGACGCCTTCGAAAGGCGTCTGGTCCAAGCCCTGAACGAGGCCGGGATGCTGCTGATGGTCTCCCTAGGCCACCGTTCGGGACTACTGGCGAGCATGGCCAATGGAGCACCAGTGGACAGCGAGAGCCTGGCCGAAAGGACCAGCCTGAACGAACGCTATGTACGGGAATGGCTCGGGGCCATGACCGCCGCAGGCGTCGTCATCATGGACCCGCAGCGGGCAACCTATCGCCTGCCCCCAGCCCATGCCGCGCTCATCACCGATAGCGGGGGAACCAACCTGGGCGTCTACGCCCAGTTCCTTCCCATGCTTGGGCAGGTAGAAGACGACATCCTCCACTGCTTCCGCCATGGTGGCGGGGTCCCCTACGAACGCTACCCACGGTTCCAGGCAATCATGGCCGAGGACAGCGGCCAGACAGTGCTGGCCGCATTGTTCGAACATATTCTGCCGCTGGTGCCCGGGCTACCGACCCGCCTGGAGACAGGGATTCGGGTCCTTGACGTCGGCTGCGGTCGAGGCAAAGCCCTGATCATGATGGCCGAGCGATACCCGCGCAGTCGGTTCACTGGCTATGATCTGTCCGAAGAAGCGATCAGCTGGGCACGCACGCAGGCGCAACAAAAAGGGCTGAAGAATATCGAATTCGAGATGCGCGATGCCTCCAATTTCGACGAGACCGCCATCCCCCGGTGTTTCGAGCTGATCACGACCTTCGATGCCATCCATGACCAGGCTCATCCCCTGGCGGTGTTGCGGGGTATCCGCCATTCCCTCACCGACGATGGCGTCTACCTCGCCCAGGATATCCGTGCTCACAGCCATCACCACGAAAACATCAACCATCCGCTGGGCGCTTTTCTCTATGCAATGTCCATCATGCATTGCATGACCGTGTCGCTTGCCCAGGGCGGCGAAGGTCTCGGGACCATGTGGGGGCGCGAAAAAGCGTTCGAGTACTTCCGCAAGGCGGGCTTCAGCGATATTCAGGTCCATGAACTCGCTCATGACATCCAGAACGACTACTTCGTTTGTCGCGTCATGGAAATGCCATCGTGA